Proteins from one Malaya genurostris strain Urasoe2022 chromosome 2, Malgen_1.1, whole genome shotgun sequence genomic window:
- the LOC131428329 gene encoding CCR4-NOT transcription complex subunit 1 isoform X1, whose amino-acid sequence MNQEPCSNALTQITYLVSNLNKKNLASSSRQLAQLVKDFGLEADRHLLRCLFSAIDFSSTSTGDASVGHSRNSNNNNSSPLQARLLSKELIGLLDKSQLVGNICQAVDDPLPHQRTLVPSVNLATQIARTLNCSPIQETALSLALLHSSHPETVLSAEALGRSCLGELIQSYIDLEPSQPNQEGSLNDLSPEVLQHILSLISHEKHRELGLSDTTYGKFVQQLCRDFPRDRVPLILAPLLYQEDSEISAESVKLNSQALLRSSVMDTAWGSLVMEIGYTFTASLEDCKNHLLKVGGREISAQDVAKIISSMCLTHASLSESSINLPTPSSFWPQGNDPGGKGKDGQGGGTGTENSTWKPEIFVQALKEVVPGLNWKDVCLALDHPEFLIKDRAGLSLLLSIVKMGIQTSGLGQHFPVECIYQRWTNVEGQLSLITMILKCPDLYSFADHIYTSVSVDLLKTPPETDNKEVASWMSLHLVDVLLYIADNGFHNPVVDIFKIPIQLCPDIIFMALLQINPPVTVTRQELFTTLIPIFLGNHPNSGTILHHAWNNTNFNPSLRHIILHSMSEWYLRGENDQSRLSRILDVAQDLKALSNLLNVRQFIFIIDLACLASRREYLKLEKWLADKIREHGEPFVKTIIKFLQRRCPQIMVGKFADEQIPKSAQLPPETLSTILTCLQACVANVSPDVAEIIMGMAQYNLLLTSKTRAQQAPQQQQPPPPGVLRPHRGLEAPFNASALGGQIFPGPSVESLSGLAGNMAGLNLGAPGNSAFSFGSALGNLVSTPASPSRLLAGPSNSPFPLMSMPPAAPVGNIGRLPQTPTGDKLTLPNAGQTSFPEIGCQQVSKEVEDEANSYFQRIYNHPPHNNLSIDEVLDMLQRFKDSPIRRECDVYQCMLRNLFEEYKFFPQYPDKELQITAQLFGGMVERNLVTTYVALGLALRCVLDALKKQEGSKMYYFGITALDRFKNKLHLYPKYCEYVHSIPHFDQFPPHLIEYIEYGAQGQEPPNKTLGPGPLPASITQLLPGPSVIPGGNPLYRSNSVTGTSNLTAAAPPAPAKVNLGAPLTNSSQPPRVKSIANATNIDTLLVATQDGEEKIITPPDTMQDKTAFIFNNLSQINLQQKCEEIKDIIQKDYHAWLAQYLVLKRASIEVNFHVLYSNFLDALKISDINKLVTKETFRNIKVLLRSDKGIANFSDRSLLKNLGHWLGMMTLGRNKPILQLDIDMKSLLVEAYNKGQQELLYVVPFVAKVLESCAKSKVFKPPNPWTMAIMNVLAELHQEPDLKLNLKFEIEVLCKNLNIDVSDLKPAVYLKDPERAQNIEYQLSQPKLAKEMQPMAVMQQVTEEMVSAGPSGSPAIPAMDPSLAVTGPPEPRFHYSDINIASFACINQHVTYSPNIALLHTHPHLKQIVKTALERTITDWITPVVERSVKIASKTCEQIIKKDFALDSDEQRMRTASHNLARNLAAGMAMITCRDQLMQNIQTNIKTAFMTTLSPAQKDVAEIAANQLAADNMELVSAFIQKTAIEKVVPEMDKLLATEYDMRKIARQEGRRYCDASVLTYQAERMPERIRLSVGGVSLSQLAVYEEFARNIPGFQPITDRDNALFAPKLVDPIPQQQVPQFAISAAALAAVTPDEIGALYDELGSKMDAFINSAVNVPQLQVHVNNMHSLLECLMHARRSRENLTACNLLNKAVEGIMEGLMNIPDHIEQIKLYRDIHLRVMRLLQDPRAFGPVWTNKAITRYMLDCREEIRYNVEAVDLLISSNFVNMPQYDMTLMQLMDNGSNYVAVVFAMQLVQTYFIDERPNSVITENDLLNTIDLLARLAVHSRAPEGLAHLIEMLRSNHDPNTLLVDRTLAGPTSYIHSGIIQARATDIEDPPGFAERAEYLLKDWITIYHTQAAGRDPIKAFSIFVNKMNVYGILKGDEPLTRFFRHATQCCIDLTYRNMNDPSSKTKIFQWIDAYVRLIALLVKHSGESGNSSTKLNLLNKVLGIVVGILLQDQEVHGTAFQQLGYHRIFIMLFLELSAHDPVLENISLSVITAFCHTFHILRPSLAPGFCYSWLELISHRVFIGRILASIPQQKGWSMYSQLLIDLFKYLAPFLRNAELAKPVQHLYKGTLRVLLVLLHDFPEFLCDYHFGFCDVIPPNCIQMRNLILSAYPRNMRLPDPFTPNLKVDMLTDIGGAPRIFTNYAAAITPNSFKKDLDSYLKARSPVTFLSELRSNLQISNEPGSRYNIPLMNALVLYVGTQAIAHIRSSKNLGPTMATIVHSAHMDIFQNLAVDLDNEGRYLFLNAIANQLRYPNSHTHYFSCAILYLFVEANSEAIQEQITRVLLERLIVNRPHPWGLLITFIELIKNPAYKFWDHDFVHCAPEIEKLFESVANSCMVVKSKSQQQMPNVESEIAECN is encoded by the exons ACTCTGGTACCATCAGTCAACTTAGCGACGCAAATAGCGAGAACACTCAACTGTTCGCCAATTCAGGAAACTGCCCTTTCGTTAGCTCTACTTCACTCGTCGCACCCGGAAACGGTACTCAGTGCGGAAGCTCTCGGACGTAGTTGTTTGGGTGAGCTGATTCAGTCCTACATCGATTTAG AACCCAGCCAGCCGAATCAGGAAGGAAGTCTAAACGACTTGTCACCTGAGGTCCTGCAGCACATTCTGTCGCTTATCTCTCACGAAAAGCATCGGGAGCTTGGCTTGTCGGATACTACTTACGGCAAGTTTGTGCAGCAGCTGTGCCGCGATTTTCCGCGAGATCGAGTTCCATTGATACTAGCACCGTTGCTTTACCAGGAGGATTCGGAAATCTCTGCCGAATCAGTCAAACTGAACTCGCAGGCCCTGCTGCGTTCGTCTGTGATGGACACGGCTTGGGGCAGTTTGGTGATGGAAATTGGTTACACTTTTACGGCCTCATTGGAGGACTGTAAAAATCATCTACTCAAAGTAGGTGGAAGAGAAATTTCGGCCCAGGATGTAGCCAAAATAATCTCGTCGATGTGTTTGACGCATGCGTCTCTTTCGGAGAGTAGCATCAACCTTCCGACTCCCAGCAGTTTTTGGCCTCAGGGAAACGATCCGGGAGGAAAAGGGAAAGATGGTCAAGGTGGAGGCACCGGAACGGAGAACAGCACCTGGAAACCGGAGATTTTTGTACAGGCTCTTAAGGAAGTTGTTCCCGGATTAAATTGGAAAGATGTTTGCCTGGCTCTAGATCATCCCGAGTTTCTTATCAAGGATCGAGCCGGACTTTCGTTGCTGCTGTCGATTGTGAAAATGGGAATCCAAACAAGCGGTTTGGGACAACATTTTCCCGTAGAATGTATCTATCAGCGGTGGACAAACGTGGAGGGCCAGCTGTCGTTGATCACCATGATTTTAAAGTGTCCTGATTTGTACTCGTTCGCAGACCACATTTACACGAGTGTTTCGGTAGATTTACTCAAAACACCACCAGAAACGGATAATAAAGAGGTTGCTTCGTGGATGTCCCTCCATCTGGTCGATGTTCTGTTGTACATAGCCGACAACGGGTTCCATAACCCGGTTGTAGACATATTCAAAATACCGATCCAACTGTGCCCGGATATAATATTTATGGCGCTTTTACAGATAAACCCACCTGTCACTGTTACGCGCCAGGAATTGTTCACGACATTGATTCCGATTTTCCTGGGAAATCACCCGAATTCCGGAACCATTCTTCACCACGCTTGGAACAACACCAACTTCAATCCCTCGTTGAGACACATCATTCTACACTCAATGAGTGAGTGGTATCTACGTGGGGAAAATGACCAATCGCGTCTGTCTCGCATTCTGGATGTAGCCCAAGATTTGAAAGCCTTGTCCAATTTATTGAACGTTAGACAGTTTATTTTCATTATTGATTTGGCATGCTTGGCCTCCCGTCGAGAATATCTAAAATTGGAGAAATGGCTTGCCGATAAAATCCGTGAACACGGGGAACCTTTCGTGAAAACCATCATCAAATTTCTACAGCGACGTTGCCCTCAGATTATGGTTGGAAAATTTGCCGATGAACAAATCCCGAAATCAGCTCAGCTTCCACCGGAGACATTAAGCACGATTTTGACTTGCTTGCAGGCATGTGTTGCCAATGTTAGCCCAGATGTGGCGGAGATTATTATGGGAATGGCTCAGTATAATCTGCTGTTGACCAGCAAGACACGCGCACAACAAGCACCCCAACAACAGCAACCGCCTCCACCGGGTGTTTTGAGACCGCATCGTGGGTTAGAGGCCCCGTTCAATGCATCGGCTTTGGGAGGACAGATTTTTCCAGGCCCTTCGGTAGAATCGCTTTCGGGACTAGCGGGCAATATGGCGGGTTTGAATTTGGGTGCCCCCGGAAATAGTGCTTTCAGTTTCGGAAGTGCTCTTGGAAATCTCGTGTCAACTCCGGCATCTCCTTCTAGACTTCTGGCTGGTCCATCGAACAGTCCGTTTCCGCTTATGTCAATGCCCCCGGCGGCACCCGTGGGAAACATTGGTCGTCTACCGCAAACTCCCACCGGAGACAAGCTGACTTTGCCGAATGCAGGACAAACATCCTTTCCGGAGATTGGTTGCCAgcaggtttccaaagaggtggAAGATGAGGCAAACAGCTACTTCCAGCGGATATACAATCACCCACCGCACAATAATTTGTCCATCGATGAAGTGCTAGATATGTTACAGCGATTTAAGGATTCACCAATCCGTCGCGAATGCGATGTCTATCAGTGCATGCTACGCAACCTGTTCGAAGAGTACAAGTTTTTCCCTCAGTACCCGGATAAGGAGCTGCAGATTACTGCCCAGCTGTTCGGAGGAATGGTCGAAAGAAACCTGGTCACCACGTATGTTGCTCTAGGTCTGGCACTTCGCTGTGTGCTTGATGCTCTCAAGAAACAGGAAGGATCCAAAATGTACTATTTTGGCATTACCGCATTGGATCGTTTCAAGAACAAACTTCATCTGTATCCAAAATACTGCGAATACGTTCATTCAATTCCACACTTCGATCAGTTTCCACCACATTTGATCGAGTACATCGAATATGGAGCCCAAGGGCAGGAACCACCGAACAAAACTCTTGGACCAGGACCACTACCGGCATCTATCACACAGCTTTTGCCCGGTCCATCTGTCATACCCGGCGGAAACCCGCTCTATCGCAGTAATTCCGTAACGGGAACTAGCAATCTGACGGCAGCTGCCCCTCCGGCACCGGCTAAAGTTAATCTAGGGGCACCGCTGACGAACTCTTCACAACCACCGCGTGTCAAATCCATTGCCAATGCCACCAACATCGATACGCTGCTGGTAGCCACTCAGGATGGCGAAGAAAAGATCATCACCCCACCGGACACGATGCAGGATAAAACTGCCTTCATCTTCAATAATCTCAGTCAGATTAACCTTCAGCAAAAGTGCGAAGAAATTAAGGATATCATTCAAAAAGATTACCACGCTTGGTTGGCGCAGTACTTGGTGCTGAAGAGAGCTTCCATCGAAGTCAATTTTCATGTATTGTATTCGAACTTCCTGGATGCTCTTAAAATATCCGATATTAACAAGCTAGTGACGAAAGAAACGTTCCGTAACATTAAAGTACTGCTACGATCCGATAAGGGAATTGCTAACTTTTCCGACCGGAGCTTGCTGAAGAACCTGGGTCACTGGCTTGGAATGATGACTCTGGGTaggaacaaaccgattctgcaATTGGACATCGATATGAAATCGCTACTGGTGGAAGCCTACAACAAAGGACAACAGGAGTTACTGTATGTGGTACCATTCGTGGCAAAGGTGCTTGAATCGTGCGCTAAAAGTAAGGTTTTCAAACCACCAAACCCATGGACGATGGCCATTATGAATGTGCTGGCCGAGTTACACCAAGAGCCGGACCTTAAGCTGAATCTCAAATTTGAGATAGAAGTTCTGTGCAAGAATCTAAACATTGATGTTTCCGATTTGAAACCGGCGGTGTATTTGAAAGATCCTGAACGCGCTCAAAACATAGAATATCAACTCTCCCAGCCGAAATTAGCTAAGGAAATGCAACCGATGGCTGTGATGCAGCAGGTTACAGAGGAAATGGTTTCCGCCGGACCATCGGGATCACCGGCCATTCCTGCTATGGATCCATCGCTGGCCGTCACTGGTCCCCCGGAGCCACGCTTCCATTACTCAGATATCAACATTGCCAGTTTCGCCTGTATCAACCAACACGTCACCTACTCACCAAACATCGCCCTTCTGCACACTCACCCTCATCTGAAACAAATTGTGAAAACTGCCTTGGAACGAACCATCACTGATTGGATCACTCCGGTTGTGGAGCGAAGTGTCAAAATCGCTTCCAAAACATGCGAGCAGATCATCAAAAAAGATTTTGCTCTCGATTCCGATGAGCAGCGGATGCGTACGGCATCCCACAATTTGGCCCGCAACCTGGCAGCCGGTATGGCTATGATCACCTGCCGCGATCAGTTGATGCAAAACATTCAGACCAATATTAAAACTGCCTTCATGACAACGCTCAGTCCGGCACAGAAGGATGTGGCGGAAATTGCGGCCAATCAGTTAGCCGCCGACAATATGGAGCTGGTATCGGCATTTATACAGAAAACAGCCATCGAAAAAGTGGTTCCGGAAATGGATAAACTGCTGGCGACGGAATATGATATGCGCAAAATCGCTCGCCAGGAAGGTCGCCGCTACTGTGATGCCAGTGTGCTGACATATCAGGCTGAGCGGATGCCGGAACGGATTCGGTTGAGCGTGGGAGGAGTTTCGCTGAGTCAGTTGGCGGTGTATGAAGAGTTCGCTAGAAATATTCCCGGTTTCCAACCGATTACCGATCGCGATAATGCGTTGTTTGCACCGAAATTAGTG GACCCGATACCACAACAACAGGTGCCACAATTTGCAATTTCTGCAGCCGCTCTGGCAGCTGTCACACCAGATGAGATTGGAGCGCTGTATGATGAATTGGGTAGCAAAATGGATGCGTTCATCAACAGTGCAGTGAATGTACCACAGTTACAG GTTCACGTCAACAATATGCACTCGCTGCTGGAGTGCCTGATGCATGCTCGTCGTTCCCGGGAAAATCTAACCGCTTGCAATCTGTTGAACAAAGCCGTTGAAGGTATAATGGAAGGTTTGATGAACATCCCCGATCACATCGAACAGATCAAGTTGTACAGAGACATCCATCTGCGGGTCATGCGTCTACTGCAAGATCCCCGGGCCTTCGGACCAGTTTGGACCAATAAGGCTATAACACGGTATATGCTGGATTGTCGCGAGGAGATTCGTTACAATGTGGAAGCTGTTGATCTGTTGATTTCATCAAACTTTGTCAACATGCCCCAGTACGACATGACACTGATGCAGCTGATGGACAACGGAAGCAACTACGTAGCCGTTGTGTTTGCAATGCAACTGGTTCAAACATACTTCATCGATGAACGTCCGAATTCGGTAATCACGGAGAACGATCTTTTGAACACCATTGATTTGCTGGCTCGGCTGGCTGTGCATTCAAGAGCTCCCGAAGGTTTGGCTCATCTTATTGAAATGTTACGTTCGAATCATGATCCCAATACGTTACTGGTGGATCGTACACTCGCTGGACCGACGTCGTACATCCACTCGGGCATTATTCAGGCCAGG GCTACCGATATCGAAGATCCTCCGGGCTTTGCTGAACGAGCTGAGTATTTGCTGAAAGATTGGATTACAATCTATCACACCCAGGCGGCCGGACGAGATCCAATCAAAGCTTTCAGTATATTCGTGAACAAAATGAACGTGTACGGAATATTGAAGGGAGACGAACCGCTGACCAGATTTTTCCGTCATGCTACACAATGTTGTATAGATTTGACCTACCGGAACATGAATGATCCCAGCTCGAAAACCAAAATTTTCCAATGGATTGACGCCTATGTGCGCTTGATTGCACTGTTGGTGAAACACTCCGGTGAAAGTGGCAACTCAAGCACAAAGCTCAATCTGCTGAACAAG GTGCTGGGAATTGTCGTTGGAATCCTGCTGCAAGATCAGGAAGTGCACGGCACCGCCTTCCAGCAATTGGGCTACCATCGGATTTTCATAATGCTGTTCCTCGAACTGAGTGCGCATGATCCGGTACTGGAAAACATCAGTCTCAGCGTGATTACAGCATTCTGCCACACGTTCCACATTCTGAGACCATCGCTAGCTCCAGGATTCTGCTATTCCTGGTTGGAACTGATTTCGCATCGTGTCTTCATTGGGCGCATTCTGGCTTCGATTCCACAGCAGAAGGGATGGTCCATGTATTCGCAGTTGCTAATCGATCTGTTCAAGTATCTTGCTCCGTTCCTTCGCAATGCGgaactcgccaaacccgttcaaCATCTCTACAAAGGAACACTGAGAGTGCTGCTGGTGCTTTTGCATGATTTCCCAGAATTTCTGTGTGATTATCATTTCGGTTTTTGCGATGTGATTCCTCCGAACTGCATCCAAATGAGAAACCTGATTCTATCTGCATATCCTAGGAACATGCGGCTACCGGATCCGTTTACGCCAAATCTGAAG GTTGACATGTTGACCGATATCGGTGGTGCTCCACGGATTTTCACGAATTATGCCGCTGCAATCACTCCGAACAGTTTCAAAAAAGATCTGGACTCGTATTTGAAAGCCCGTTCGCCGGTGACATTCCTCTCAGAGCTGCGTAGTAATTTACAAATTTCCAACGAACCCGGATCCAGGTACAACATCCCTCTCATGAATGCCCTTGTTCTGTACGTAGGAACACAAGCAATCGCTCACATTCG CAGTTCGAAGAACCTAGGCCCAACGATGGCGACTATCGTGCATAGTGCTCATATGGATATCTTCCAGAATCTTGCCGTGGACCTAGACAACGAAGGTCGTTATCTGTTTTTGAATGCCATTGCTAACCAATTGCGATATCCAAACAGTCATACGCACTACTTCAGCTGTGCGATTTTATACCTTTTCGTTGAAGCCAACTCCGAGGCAATTCAG